A window from Argopecten irradians isolate NY chromosome 3, Ai_NY, whole genome shotgun sequence encodes these proteins:
- the LOC138320057 gene encoding testis-specific serine/threonine-protein kinase 3-like: MATAEENCYGPTAETDDELLLSELDKLKNEVERIKPCSKLLGQTEEGARKLTYRAVLAQRGFLVKKTLGSGSYSTVKLAFSLHRQEKRVAVKVLNQKVAPKDYLLRFLPKEKTVWPRLDHPHIIKIYEMFEDTSRTYFILEYAARGDLLRYVQKYGPLHEVLARHWFEQACSAVEYLHSKAIAHRDLKLENILLDSNYSVKIGDLGFVKDNLGPNHLSKTFCGSKSYVAPEILKGRPYDPRKSDVWAMGAVLFIMVTGTMPFDEARGNKAMLAEHRKMEFCWKGATEKCQELILFLFTYMFEDRPSITEVKQQPWMTISDAELEETAPKPKRKRDSVEPPVQASG; this comes from the coding sequence ATGGCGACGGCAGAAGAGAACTGCTACGGTCCAACCGCAGAAACAGATGATGAACTTCTTTTATCTGAACTTGATAAACTCAAGAACGAAGTGGAACGCATCAAACCATGTAGCAAGCTTTTGGGGCAGACAGAAGAAGGCGCCCGGAAACTAACCTACCGAGCTGTTCTTGCCCAAAGAGGGTTTCTTGTTAAGAAAACGCTGGGTTCTGGCAGTTACTCCACCGTAAAGCTAGCCTTTAGTCTTCATCGCCAGGAAAAGCGTGTAGCGGTAAAAGTCCTGAATCAGAAAGTCGCCCCAAAGGACTACCTATTGAGGTTTCTACCCAAAGAGAAAACAGTATGGCCTCGGTTAGATCATCCGCATATCATAAAGATCTATGAAATGTTTGAGGATACATCCCGTACATATTTTATCCTGGAGTACGCTGCGCGTGGAGACTTACTGCGCTATGTACAAAAGTATGGCCCTTTGCATGAAGTGTTAGCCCGCCATTGGTTCGAACAGGCATGTTCAGCGGTGGAATATTTACACTCGAAAGCCATAGCACACAGAGATCTTAAACTTGAGAATATACTGTTGGACTCTAATTACAGCGTTAAAATAGGCGATCTTGGGTTCGTAAAGGATAATCTTGGACCAAATCACTTAAGTAAGACGTTTTGTGGATCTAAGTCTTACGTTGCCCCGGAAATACTGAAAGGGCGACCGTACGACCCCCGGAAATCGGATGTCTGGGCTATGGGTGCGGTCCTGTTCATTATGGTAACTGGCACCATGCCTTTTGATGAAGCCCGTGGAAACAAGGCCATGCTGGCGGAACATAGGAAGATGGAGTTCTGCTGGAAAGGGGCCACAGAAAAGTGCCAAgaacttattttatttctctttacCTACATGTTTGAAGACCGACCATCAATAACCGAGGTTAAGCAGCAACCATGGATGACAATATCGGACGCGGAACTAGAGGAAACTGCACCCAAACCGAAACGAAAAAGAGACAGTGTAGAACCACCCGTCCAGGCCTCCGGGTGA